One segment of Setaria viridis chromosome 4, Setaria_viridis_v4.0, whole genome shotgun sequence DNA contains the following:
- the LOC117852027 gene encoding zealexin A1 synthase, translating into MENLSGSLYFLAHVLLLLLIPFLLLSLQFRRKDQPRLPPGPWRLPVIGSLHHLVKTPLIHRALADLARRHDAPVMYLRLGELPAVVASSPDAAREVMKTHDVTFATRPLSTTLRATVAGGLGVAFSPYGERWRQLRKFITLELLSAKRVRSFRPIREDEAARFVGGIAAACPAGEPVNVTARVANLVADSALRAMIGERFGRREELLKCVAQAVKIGSGFNACDLFPSSRLVCAIDGTVRKARAFTRKTFELVDYAIEQHRERRSGASATDVAEDEDLLGVLLRTQEEGGFGCPLDVGDIKAILAELFLAGSESTSTTIIWAMAELMRNPSVMKRAQTELRCALQDKSTVTEDDLVNLPYIKLIIKETLRLHTPGPLLLPRECQESCEILGYDVLKGTIVLVNAWAICRDPKYWDEPEVFKPHRFEECTTDFMGTDFCYTPFGAGRRICPGLAFALANMELVLAVLLFHFDWQLPSGVIPSELDMEEEVGISVRRKRDLFLHPTLRVPL; encoded by the exons ATGGAGAATCTCTCAGGCAGCTTGTACTTCCTGGCGCatgttctgctgctgcttcttatCCCCTTCTTACTTCTGTCCCTCCAATTTCGGCGCAAGGATCAGCCAAGGCTGCCACCGGGGCCATGGCGGCTGCCGGTCATCGGCAGCCTCCACCACCTCGTCAAGACCCCGCTAATCCACCGCGCACTGGCCGACCTCGCGCGGCGGCACGACGCGCCCGTCATGTACCTCCGTCTCGGCGAGCTGCCCGCGGTGGTCGCCTCGTCCCCCGACGCCGCCCGTGAGGTCATGAAGACGCACGACGTCACCTTCGCGACGCGCCCTCTGAGCACGACGCTGAGGGCCACGGTCGCCGGCGGGCTGGGCGTCGCGTTCTCGCCCtacggcgagcggtggcggcagctccgCAAGTTCATCACGCTGGAGCTCCTCAGCGCCAAGCGCGTGCGGTCCTTCCGCCCCATCCGCGAGGACGAGGCCGCCCGCTTCGTCGGCGGCATCGCCGCGGCGtgcccggccggcgagccggtGAACGTCACCGCGCGGGTAGCCAACCTCGTCGCCGACTCGGCGCTGCGCGCCATGATAGGCGAGCGGTTCGGGCGCCGGGAGGAACTCCTGAAGTGTGTCGCCCAGGCGGTAAAGATCGGTTCCGGGTTCAATGCATGTGACCTGTTCCCGTCGTCGAGGCTCGTGTGCGCCATTGATGGCACGGTGCGCAAGGCTCGGGCGTTCACGCGGAAGACGTTTGAGCTGGTGGACTACGCCATTGAGCAACACAGGGAGCGCAGGTCGGGGGCGAGCGCCACTGACGTCGCGGAAGACGAGGACCTGCTTGGTGTCCTTTTGAGGACCCAGGAGGAAGGTGGCTTCGGTTGCCCGCTCGACGTGGGAGATATCAAAGCCATCCTCGCT GAATTGTTTCTTGCTGGAAGTGAATCAACATCTACAACTATTATATGGGCTATGGCAGAGCTCATGAGGAACCCAAGTGTGATGAAGAGAGCACAAACTGAATTGCGTTGTGCATTGCAAGATAAGTCAACGGTCACAGAGGATGACTTGGTAAATTTACCATATATAaagctcatcatcaaggaaACTTTAAGGTTGCATACACCAggacctctcctcctccctagAGAGTGTCAGGAGTCATGTGAGATCCTTGGGTATGATGTGCTAAAGGGTACGATTGTCCTTGTGAATGCGTGGGCCATCTGTAGGGACCCGAAATACTGGGACGAACCCGAGGTTTTCAAGCCCCATCGATTCGAAGAATGCACAACTGATTTCATGGGCACTGACTTCTGCTACACTCCCTTTGGAGCTGGCCGGAGGATATGCCCAGGCTTAGCGTTTGCACTGGCAAACATGGAGCTTGTTCTCGCGGTGCTTCTCTTCCACTTCGATTGGCAGCTACCATCTGGAGTCATACCGAGTGAGTTGGACATGGAAGAGGAGGTGGGGATCTCCGTTCGCCGGAAGAGGGACCTTTTCCTACATCCAACCCTCCGTGTGCCACTCTAA